One genomic segment of Drosophila melanogaster chromosome 3R includes these proteins:
- the ps gene encoding pasilla, isoform C has protein sequence MLFARTTSSTSISPPAMMMQQHQQQQQQQDPQKLGQQFHQQPAFQLQQSFCETTYHMKILVPAVASGAIIGKGGETIASLQKDTGARVKMSKSHDFYPGTTERVCLITGSTEAIMVVMEFIMDKIREKPDLTNKIVDTDSKQTQERDKQVKILVPNSTAGMIIGKGGAFIKQIKEESGSYVQISQKPTDVSLQERCITIIGDKENNKNACKMILSKIVEDPQSGTCLNVSYADVSGPVANFNPTGSPYATNQNAINSSTASLNSTLGTTIGGANSAASLLVNGTGINLSINLGSPNPAPNLAVATQLLEHIKVAMRGSGYSETVTNEVVAALSVLAKYGVLGMGVGVSHTNGAHSTLGNFLGVTTLDQQTAAAASAATASNVFGAVGQVNLEQYAAAVASAAAASRPTQSQLDAAAVQFDPFRHLGSATAPAATPVSLNNNSFGLTATTGTATTAQLGGLSKSPTPGDLSSKDSKNVEVPEVIIGAILGPSGRSLVEIQHVSGANVQISKKGIFAPGTRNRIVTITGQPSAIAKAQYLIEQKINEEETKRARQIPLTTVVN, from the exons atGTTGTTCGCCAGAACCACCTCGTCCACGTCGATCAGTCCGCCCGCGATGATgatgcagcagcaccagcagcagcagcagcagcaggatccTCAGAAGCTGGGACAGCAATTCCATCAGCAGCCAGCATTTCAGCTACAGCAAAGCTTCT GCGAGACAACGTATCACATGAAAATACTGGTGCCCGCGGTGGCCTCCGGGGCCATCATTGGCAAAGGTGGCGAGACGATCGCCTCCCTGCAGAAGGACACGGGTGCTAGGGTCAAGATGTCCAAGTCGCACGACTTCTACCCAG GCACCACCGAACGCGTGTGCCTGATCACCGGCTCCACGGAGGCTATCATGGTCGTGATGGAGTTCATCATGGACAAGATCCGCGAGAAGCCCGACCTGACCAACAAGATCGTCGATACCGACTCAAAACAGACACAGGAGCGCGACAAGCAGGTCAAGATCCTGGTGCCCAACTCGACCGCCGGCATGATCATTGGCAAGGGCGGTGCCTTCATTAAACAGATCAAGGAGGAGAGCGGCTCCTATGTCCAGATCTCGCAGAAGCCCACGGATGTGTCGTTGCAGGAGCGCTGCATCACCATCATAGGCGACAAGGAGAACAATAAGAACGCCTGCAAGATGATCCTCTCGAAGATCGTCGAAGATCCCCAGTCGGGCACCTGCCTGAACGTATCCTACGCGGACGTCAGCGGCCCGGTGGCCAACTTTAATCCGACCGGCTCCCCGTACGCCACCAATCAGAATGCCATCAACTCGAGCACCGCTTCGTTGAACTCCACGTTGGGCACCACGATCGGCGGTGCAAACTCGGCGGCCAGCCTGCTAGTCAACGGCACCGGCATCAATTTGTCCATCAATCTGGGCTCACCCAATCCGGCGCCCAATCTAGCGGTTGCCACACAGCTGCTCGAGCATATTAAG GTTGCCATGCGCGGCTCTGGCTATTCGGAGACCGTAACGAACGAAGTTGTCGCCGCTCTGAGCGTGCTGGCCAAGTACGGCGTCCTTGGAATGGGCGTGGGTGTGTCGCACACCAACGGCGCCCACTCAACGCTGGGCAACTTCCTGGGCGTAACGACGCTGGACCAGCAGACAGCCGCTGCCGCATCTGCGGCCACCGCCAGCAATGTGTTCGGTGCCGTTGGCCAGGTAAATCTGGAGCAATATGCCGCAGCGGTGGCCTCTGCAGCTGCCGCCAGCCGGCCGACGCAGTCGCAACTGGACGCTGCCGCAGTGCAATTCGATCCATTCCGCCATTTGGGCTCGGCAACGGCGCCGGCCGCCACGCCCGTCTCACTGAACAACAATAGCTTTGGATTGACGGCGACCACGGGAACGGCGACCACGGCGCAGCTGGGCGGTCTAAGCAAGAGTCCCACTCCCGGTGACCTTAGCTCCAAGGACTCGAAAAACGTCGAGGTGCCGGAAGTGATTATCGGCGCTATCCTAG GTCCGAGCGGTCGTAGTTTAGTTGAAATTCAACATGTTTCTGGCGCAAATGTGCAAATTTCCAAAAAGGGCATATTCGCACCTGGCACTAGAAATCGCATTGTAACCATAACTGGTCAGCCGAGTGCCATTGCCAAAGCGCAATATCTAATTGAACAGAAAATCAACGAGGAGGAGACAAAGAGGGCGCGACAAATTCCATTAACCACTGTTgtgaattaa
- the ps gene encoding pasilla, isoform R — MESIMKVAMDKAAEQLIQQFGFDYLQQQLQLQHQNQHNSSPQQPQHQQLEPENEHLTYQYQQSKPTHMQQLACNYQPRHSTTTSSPSSTHSLASGGGSSSNSSNSSSSDSSSINISHISNISNISNIGNISNSNHSNAAYSLAVHSYQKQIESPANPSHVPHHQMDLSPLSENGSPNGTPGAQTPTATASGNTAAALASAAAAAAAATSGGNGSSITNCNSNNSSSSSNAQQQLQLGNYKTNSCWCYGESVCSGIEVEIENNNNNHIHHGETTYHMKILVPAVASGAIIGKGGETIASLQKDTGARVKMSKSHDFYPGTTERVCLITGSTEAIMVVMEFIMDKIREKPDLTNKIVDTDSKQTQERDKQVKILVPNSTAGMIIGKGGAFIKQIKEESGSYVQISQKPTDVSLQERCITIIGDKENNKNACKMILSKIVEDPQSGTCLNVSYADVSGPVANFNPTGSPYATNQNAINSSTASLNSTLGTTIGGANSAASLLVNGTGINLSINLGSPNPAPNLAVATQLLEHIKVAMRGSGYSETVTNEVVAALSVLAKYGVLGMGVGVSHTNGAHSTLGNFLGVTTLDQQTAAAASAATASNVFGAVGQVNLEQYAAAVASAAAASRPTQSQLDAAAVQFDPFRHLGSATAPAATPVSLNNNSFGLTATTGTATTAQLGGLSKSPTPGDLSSKDSKNVEVPEVIIGAILGPSGRSLVEIQHVSGANVQISKKGIFAPGTRNRIVTITGQPSAIAKAQYLIEQKINEEETKRARQIPLTTVVN; from the exons ATGGAGAGTATTATGAAGGTGGCCATGGACAAGGCGGCCGAGCAGCTGATTCAGCAATTTGGTTTTGATtacttgcagcagcagctgcagttgcaacatCAGAACCAACACAACAGCAGCCCACAGCAGCCACAGCACCAGCAACTAGAACCAGAAAACGAACATCTCACATACCAATATCAGCAATCAAAGCCCACACATATGCAGCAATTAGCTTGTAACTATCAGCCACGACATTCCACAACCACGTCGTCGCCCTCATCCACACATTCGCTGgccagcggcggcggcagcagcagtaacagcagcaacagcagcagcagcgacagcagcagcatcaacataAGCCACATCAGCAACAtaagcaacatcagcaacatcggcaacatcagcaacagcaatcaTAGCAACGCTGCATACTCATTAGCCGTTCATAGCTATCAAAAGCAAATAGAAAGCCCGGCTAATCCCAGTCATGTTCCGCATCATCAGATGGATCTATCGCCCCTGAGTGAGAATGGTTCGCCAAATGGGACACCAGGTGCCCAGACGCCGACTGCAACAGCGAGTGGCAACACGGCAGCAGCACtcgcatcagcagcagcagcagcagcagcagcaacatcaggaggcaacggcagcagcatcaccaactgcaacagcaataacagcagcagcagcagcaacgcgcaacagcaactgcagctgggCAACTATAAGACTAACTCCTGCTGGTGTTACG GTGAGTCAGTTTGTTCTGGAATTGAggttgaaattgaaaataataacaataatcataTTCATCATG GCGAGACAACGTATCACATGAAAATACTGGTGCCCGCGGTGGCCTCCGGGGCCATCATTGGCAAAGGTGGCGAGACGATCGCCTCCCTGCAGAAGGACACGGGTGCTAGGGTCAAGATGTCCAAGTCGCACGACTTCTACCCAG GCACCACCGAACGCGTGTGCCTGATCACCGGCTCCACGGAGGCTATCATGGTCGTGATGGAGTTCATCATGGACAAGATCCGCGAGAAGCCCGACCTGACCAACAAGATCGTCGATACCGACTCAAAACAGACACAGGAGCGCGACAAGCAGGTCAAGATCCTGGTGCCCAACTCGACCGCCGGCATGATCATTGGCAAGGGCGGTGCCTTCATTAAACAGATCAAGGAGGAGAGCGGCTCCTATGTCCAGATCTCGCAGAAGCCCACGGATGTGTCGTTGCAGGAGCGCTGCATCACCATCATAGGCGACAAGGAGAACAATAAGAACGCCTGCAAGATGATCCTCTCGAAGATCGTCGAAGATCCCCAGTCGGGCACCTGCCTGAACGTATCCTACGCGGACGTCAGCGGCCCGGTGGCCAACTTTAATCCGACCGGCTCCCCGTACGCCACCAATCAGAATGCCATCAACTCGAGCACCGCTTCGTTGAACTCCACGTTGGGCACCACGATCGGCGGTGCAAACTCGGCGGCCAGCCTGCTAGTCAACGGCACCGGCATCAATTTGTCCATCAATCTGGGCTCACCCAATCCGGCGCCCAATCTAGCGGTTGCCACACAGCTGCTCGAGCATATTAAG GTTGCCATGCGCGGCTCTGGCTATTCGGAGACCGTAACGAACGAAGTTGTCGCCGCTCTGAGCGTGCTGGCCAAGTACGGCGTCCTTGGAATGGGCGTGGGTGTGTCGCACACCAACGGCGCCCACTCAACGCTGGGCAACTTCCTGGGCGTAACGACGCTGGACCAGCAGACAGCCGCTGCCGCATCTGCGGCCACCGCCAGCAATGTGTTCGGTGCCGTTGGCCAGGTAAATCTGGAGCAATATGCCGCAGCGGTGGCCTCTGCAGCTGCCGCCAGCCGGCCGACGCAGTCGCAACTGGACGCTGCCGCAGTGCAATTCGATCCATTCCGCCATTTGGGCTCGGCAACGGCGCCGGCCGCCACGCCCGTCTCACTGAACAACAATAGCTTTGGATTGACGGCGACCACGGGAACGGCGACCACGGCGCAGCTGGGCGGTCTAAGCAAGAGTCCCACTCCCGGTGACCTTAGCTCCAAGGACTCGAAAAACGTCGAGGTGCCGGAAGTGATTATCGGCGCTATCCTAG GTCCGAGCGGTCGTAGTTTAGTTGAAATTCAACATGTTTCTGGCGCAAATGTGCAAATTTCCAAAAAGGGCATATTCGCACCTGGCACTAGAAATCGCATTGTAACCATAACTGGTCAGCCGAGTGCCATTGCCAAAGCGCAATATCTAATTGAACAGAAAATCAACGAGGAGGAGACAAAGAGGGCGCGACAAATTCCATTAACCACTGTTgtgaattaa
- the ps gene encoding pasilla, isoform S has protein sequence MDLSPLSENGSPNGTPGAQTPTATASGNTAAALASAAAAAAAATSGGNGSSITNCNSNNSSSSSNAQQQLQLGNYKTNSCWCYGETTYHMKILVPAVASGAIIGKGGETIASLQKDTGARVKMSKSHDFYPGTTERVCLITGSTEAIMVVMEFIMDKIREKPDLTNKIVDTDSKQTQERDKQVKILVPNSTAGMIIGKGGAFIKQIKEESGSYVQISQKPTDVSLQERCITIIGDKENNKNACKMILSKIVEDPQSGTCLNVSYADVSGPVANFNPTGSPYATNQNAINSSTASLNSTLGTTIGGANSAASLLVNGTGINLSINLGSPNPAPNLAVATQLLEHIKVAMRGSGYSETVTNEVVAALSVLAKYGVLGMGVGVSHTNGAHSTLGNFLGVTTLDQQTAAAASAATASNVFGAVGQVNLEQYAAAVASAAAASRPTQSQLDAAAVQFDPFRHLGSATAPAATPVSLNNNSFGLTATTGTATTAQLGGLSKSPTPGDLSSKDSKNVEVPEVIIGAILGPSGRSLVEIQHVSGANVQISKKGIFAPGTRNRIVTITGQPSAIAKAQYLIEQKINEEETKRARQIPLTTVVN, from the exons ATGGATCTATCGCCCCTGAGTGAGAATGGTTCGCCAAATGGGACACCAGGTGCCCAGACGCCGACTGCAACAGCGAGTGGCAACACGGCAGCAGCACtcgcatcagcagcagcagcagcagcagcagcaacatcaggaggcaacggcagcagcatcaccaactgcaacagcaataacagcagcagcagcagcaacgcgcaacagcaactgcagctgggCAACTATAAGACTAACTCCTGCTGGTGTTACG GCGAGACAACGTATCACATGAAAATACTGGTGCCCGCGGTGGCCTCCGGGGCCATCATTGGCAAAGGTGGCGAGACGATCGCCTCCCTGCAGAAGGACACGGGTGCTAGGGTCAAGATGTCCAAGTCGCACGACTTCTACCCAG GCACCACCGAACGCGTGTGCCTGATCACCGGCTCCACGGAGGCTATCATGGTCGTGATGGAGTTCATCATGGACAAGATCCGCGAGAAGCCCGACCTGACCAACAAGATCGTCGATACCGACTCAAAACAGACACAGGAGCGCGACAAGCAGGTCAAGATCCTGGTGCCCAACTCGACCGCCGGCATGATCATTGGCAAGGGCGGTGCCTTCATTAAACAGATCAAGGAGGAGAGCGGCTCCTATGTCCAGATCTCGCAGAAGCCCACGGATGTGTCGTTGCAGGAGCGCTGCATCACCATCATAGGCGACAAGGAGAACAATAAGAACGCCTGCAAGATGATCCTCTCGAAGATCGTCGAAGATCCCCAGTCGGGCACCTGCCTGAACGTATCCTACGCGGACGTCAGCGGCCCGGTGGCCAACTTTAATCCGACCGGCTCCCCGTACGCCACCAATCAGAATGCCATCAACTCGAGCACCGCTTCGTTGAACTCCACGTTGGGCACCACGATCGGCGGTGCAAACTCGGCGGCCAGCCTGCTAGTCAACGGCACCGGCATCAATTTGTCCATCAATCTGGGCTCACCCAATCCGGCGCCCAATCTAGCGGTTGCCACACAGCTGCTCGAGCATATTAAG GTTGCCATGCGCGGCTCTGGCTATTCGGAGACCGTAACGAACGAAGTTGTCGCCGCTCTGAGCGTGCTGGCCAAGTACGGCGTCCTTGGAATGGGCGTGGGTGTGTCGCACACCAACGGCGCCCACTCAACGCTGGGCAACTTCCTGGGCGTAACGACGCTGGACCAGCAGACAGCCGCTGCCGCATCTGCGGCCACCGCCAGCAATGTGTTCGGTGCCGTTGGCCAGGTAAATCTGGAGCAATATGCCGCAGCGGTGGCCTCTGCAGCTGCCGCCAGCCGGCCGACGCAGTCGCAACTGGACGCTGCCGCAGTGCAATTCGATCCATTCCGCCATTTGGGCTCGGCAACGGCGCCGGCCGCCACGCCCGTCTCACTGAACAACAATAGCTTTGGATTGACGGCGACCACGGGAACGGCGACCACGGCGCAGCTGGGCGGTCTAAGCAAGAGTCCCACTCCCGGTGACCTTAGCTCCAAGGACTCGAAAAACGTCGAGGTGCCGGAAGTGATTATCGGCGCTATCCTAG GTCCGAGCGGTCGTAGTTTAGTTGAAATTCAACATGTTTCTGGCGCAAATGTGCAAATTTCCAAAAAGGGCATATTCGCACCTGGCACTAGAAATCGCATTGTAACCATAACTGGTCAGCCGAGTGCCATTGCCAAAGCGCAATATCTAATTGAACAGAAAATCAACGAGGAGGAGACAAAGAGGGCGCGACAAATTCCATTAACCACTGTTgtgaattaa
- the ps gene encoding pasilla, isoform L — MESIMKVAMDKAAEQLIQQFGFDYLQQQLQLQHQNQHNSSPQQPQHQQLEPENEHLTYQYQQSKPTHMQQLACNYQPRHSTTTSSPSSTHSLASGGGSSSNSSNSSSSDSSSINISHISNISNISNIGNISNSNHSNAAYSLAVHSYQKQIESPANPSHVPHHQMDLSPLSENGSPNGTPGAQTPTATASGNTAAALASAAAAAAAATSGGNGSSITNCNSNNSSSSSNAQQQLQLGNYKTNSCWCYGETTYHMKILVPAVASGAIIGKGGETIASLQKDTGARVKMSKSHDFYPGTTERVCLITGSTEAIMVVMEFIMDKIREKPDLTNKIVDTDSKQTQERDKQVKILVPNSTAGMIIGKGGAFIKQIKEESGSYVQISQKPTDVSLQERCITIIGDKENNKNACKMILSKIVEDPQSGTCLNVSYADVSGPVANFNPTGSPYATNQNAINSSTASLNSTLGTTIGGANSAASLLVNGTGINLSINLGSPNPAPNLAVATQLLEHIKVAMRGSGYSETVTNEVVAALSVLAKYGVLGMGVGVSHTNGAHSTLGNFLGVTTLDQQTAAAASAATASNVFGAVGQVNLEQYAAAVASAAAASRPTQSQLDAAAVQFDPFRHLGSATAPAATPVSLNNNSFGLTATTGTATTAQLGGLSKSPTPGDLSSKDSKNVEVPEVIIGAILGPSGRSLVEIQHVSGANVQISKKGIFAPGTRNRIVTITGQPSAIAKAQYLIEQKINEEETKRARQIPLTTVVN, encoded by the exons ATGGAGAGTATTATGAAGGTGGCCATGGACAAGGCGGCCGAGCAGCTGATTCAGCAATTTGGTTTTGATtacttgcagcagcagctgcagttgcaacatCAGAACCAACACAACAGCAGCCCACAGCAGCCACAGCACCAGCAACTAGAACCAGAAAACGAACATCTCACATACCAATATCAGCAATCAAAGCCCACACATATGCAGCAATTAGCTTGTAACTATCAGCCACGACATTCCACAACCACGTCGTCGCCCTCATCCACACATTCGCTGgccagcggcggcggcagcagcagtaacagcagcaacagcagcagcagcgacagcagcagcatcaacataAGCCACATCAGCAACAtaagcaacatcagcaacatcggcaacatcagcaacagcaatcaTAGCAACGCTGCATACTCATTAGCCGTTCATAGCTATCAAAAGCAAATAGAAAGCCCGGCTAATCCCAGTCATGTTCCGCATCATCAGATGGATCTATCGCCCCTGAGTGAGAATGGTTCGCCAAATGGGACACCAGGTGCCCAGACGCCGACTGCAACAGCGAGTGGCAACACGGCAGCAGCACtcgcatcagcagcagcagcagcagcagcagcaacatcaggaggcaacggcagcagcatcaccaactgcaacagcaataacagcagcagcagcagcaacgcgcaacagcaactgcagctgggCAACTATAAGACTAACTCCTGCTGGTGTTACG GCGAGACAACGTATCACATGAAAATACTGGTGCCCGCGGTGGCCTCCGGGGCCATCATTGGCAAAGGTGGCGAGACGATCGCCTCCCTGCAGAAGGACACGGGTGCTAGGGTCAAGATGTCCAAGTCGCACGACTTCTACCCAG GCACCACCGAACGCGTGTGCCTGATCACCGGCTCCACGGAGGCTATCATGGTCGTGATGGAGTTCATCATGGACAAGATCCGCGAGAAGCCCGACCTGACCAACAAGATCGTCGATACCGACTCAAAACAGACACAGGAGCGCGACAAGCAGGTCAAGATCCTGGTGCCCAACTCGACCGCCGGCATGATCATTGGCAAGGGCGGTGCCTTCATTAAACAGATCAAGGAGGAGAGCGGCTCCTATGTCCAGATCTCGCAGAAGCCCACGGATGTGTCGTTGCAGGAGCGCTGCATCACCATCATAGGCGACAAGGAGAACAATAAGAACGCCTGCAAGATGATCCTCTCGAAGATCGTCGAAGATCCCCAGTCGGGCACCTGCCTGAACGTATCCTACGCGGACGTCAGCGGCCCGGTGGCCAACTTTAATCCGACCGGCTCCCCGTACGCCACCAATCAGAATGCCATCAACTCGAGCACCGCTTCGTTGAACTCCACGTTGGGCACCACGATCGGCGGTGCAAACTCGGCGGCCAGCCTGCTAGTCAACGGCACCGGCATCAATTTGTCCATCAATCTGGGCTCACCCAATCCGGCGCCCAATCTAGCGGTTGCCACACAGCTGCTCGAGCATATTAAG GTTGCCATGCGCGGCTCTGGCTATTCGGAGACCGTAACGAACGAAGTTGTCGCCGCTCTGAGCGTGCTGGCCAAGTACGGCGTCCTTGGAATGGGCGTGGGTGTGTCGCACACCAACGGCGCCCACTCAACGCTGGGCAACTTCCTGGGCGTAACGACGCTGGACCAGCAGACAGCCGCTGCCGCATCTGCGGCCACCGCCAGCAATGTGTTCGGTGCCGTTGGCCAGGTAAATCTGGAGCAATATGCCGCAGCGGTGGCCTCTGCAGCTGCCGCCAGCCGGCCGACGCAGTCGCAACTGGACGCTGCCGCAGTGCAATTCGATCCATTCCGCCATTTGGGCTCGGCAACGGCGCCGGCCGCCACGCCCGTCTCACTGAACAACAATAGCTTTGGATTGACGGCGACCACGGGAACGGCGACCACGGCGCAGCTGGGCGGTCTAAGCAAGAGTCCCACTCCCGGTGACCTTAGCTCCAAGGACTCGAAAAACGTCGAGGTGCCGGAAGTGATTATCGGCGCTATCCTAG GTCCGAGCGGTCGTAGTTTAGTTGAAATTCAACATGTTTCTGGCGCAAATGTGCAAATTTCCAAAAAGGGCATATTCGCACCTGGCACTAGAAATCGCATTGTAACCATAACTGGTCAGCCGAGTGCCATTGCCAAAGCGCAATATCTAATTGAACAGAAAATCAACGAGGAGGAGACAAAGAGGGCGCGACAAATTCCATTAACCACTGTTgtgaattaa
- the ps gene encoding pasilla, isoform I yields MLFARTTSSTSISPPAMMMQQHQQQQQQQDPQKLGQQFHQQPAFQLQQSFCESVCSGIEVEIENNNNNHIHHGETTYHMKILVPAVASGAIIGKGGETIASLQKDTGARVKMSKSHDFYPGTTERVCLITGSTEAIMVVMEFIMDKIREKPDLTNKIVDTDSKQTQERDKQVKILVPNSTAGMIIGKGGAFIKQIKEESGSYVQISQKPTDVSLQERCITIIGDKENNKNACKMILSKIVEDPQSGTCLNVSYADVSGPVANFNPTGSPYATNQNAINSSTASLNSTLGTTIGGANSAASLLVNGTGINLSINLGSPNPAPNLAVATQLLEHIKVAMRGSGYSETVTNEVVAALSVLAKYGVLGMGVGVSHTNGAHSTLGNFLGVTTLDQQTAAAASAATASNVFGAVGQVNLEQYAAAVASAAAASRPTQSQLDAAAVQFDPFRHLGSATAPAATPVSLNNNSFGLTATTGTATTAQLGGLSKSPTPGDLSSKDSKNVEVPEVIIGAILGARPYYYPY; encoded by the exons atGTTGTTCGCCAGAACCACCTCGTCCACGTCGATCAGTCCGCCCGCGATGATgatgcagcagcaccagcagcagcagcagcagcaggatccTCAGAAGCTGGGACAGCAATTCCATCAGCAGCCAGCATTTCAGCTACAGCAAAGCTTCT GTGAGTCAGTTTGTTCTGGAATTGAggttgaaattgaaaataataacaataatcataTTCATCATG GCGAGACAACGTATCACATGAAAATACTGGTGCCCGCGGTGGCCTCCGGGGCCATCATTGGCAAAGGTGGCGAGACGATCGCCTCCCTGCAGAAGGACACGGGTGCTAGGGTCAAGATGTCCAAGTCGCACGACTTCTACCCAG GCACCACCGAACGCGTGTGCCTGATCACCGGCTCCACGGAGGCTATCATGGTCGTGATGGAGTTCATCATGGACAAGATCCGCGAGAAGCCCGACCTGACCAACAAGATCGTCGATACCGACTCAAAACAGACACAGGAGCGCGACAAGCAGGTCAAGATCCTGGTGCCCAACTCGACCGCCGGCATGATCATTGGCAAGGGCGGTGCCTTCATTAAACAGATCAAGGAGGAGAGCGGCTCCTATGTCCAGATCTCGCAGAAGCCCACGGATGTGTCGTTGCAGGAGCGCTGCATCACCATCATAGGCGACAAGGAGAACAATAAGAACGCCTGCAAGATGATCCTCTCGAAGATCGTCGAAGATCCCCAGTCGGGCACCTGCCTGAACGTATCCTACGCGGACGTCAGCGGCCCGGTGGCCAACTTTAATCCGACCGGCTCCCCGTACGCCACCAATCAGAATGCCATCAACTCGAGCACCGCTTCGTTGAACTCCACGTTGGGCACCACGATCGGCGGTGCAAACTCGGCGGCCAGCCTGCTAGTCAACGGCACCGGCATCAATTTGTCCATCAATCTGGGCTCACCCAATCCGGCGCCCAATCTAGCGGTTGCCACACAGCTGCTCGAGCATATTAAG GTTGCCATGCGCGGCTCTGGCTATTCGGAGACCGTAACGAACGAAGTTGTCGCCGCTCTGAGCGTGCTGGCCAAGTACGGCGTCCTTGGAATGGGCGTGGGTGTGTCGCACACCAACGGCGCCCACTCAACGCTGGGCAACTTCCTGGGCGTAACGACGCTGGACCAGCAGACAGCCGCTGCCGCATCTGCGGCCACCGCCAGCAATGTGTTCGGTGCCGTTGGCCAGGTAAATCTGGAGCAATATGCCGCAGCGGTGGCCTCTGCAGCTGCCGCCAGCCGGCCGACGCAGTCGCAACTGGACGCTGCCGCAGTGCAATTCGATCCATTCCGCCATTTGGGCTCGGCAACGGCGCCGGCCGCCACGCCCGTCTCACTGAACAACAATAGCTTTGGATTGACGGCGACCACGGGAACGGCGACCACGGCGCAGCTGGGCGGTCTAAGCAAGAGTCCCACTCCCGGTGACCTTAGCTCCAAGGACTCGAAAAACGTCGAGGTGCCGGAAGTGATTATCGGCGCTATCCTAGGTGCGCGTCCATATTATTATCCATACTAA